A region from the Nostoc sp. HK-01 genome encodes:
- a CDS encoding chaperonin GroEL, with translation MAKIISFDEESRRALERGVNALADAVKITLGPKGRNVLLEKKYGAPQIVNDGITVAKEIELEDPLENTGARLIQEVASKTKDIAGDGTTTATVLAQALIKEGLKNVAAGTNPINLKRGIDKTIEALVAEIARVAKPVEGDAIAQVATVSAGNDEEVGRMLAEAMEKVTKDGVITVEESKSLTTELEVVEGMQIDRGYISPYFITNNERQIVEFENARILITDKKINSIQELVPVLEKVARLGQPLLIVAEDVEGDALATLVVNKARGVLTVAAIKAPGFGDRRKAILQDIAILTDGQLISEEIGLSLDTASLETLGTARKITIDKENTTIVAGSTTKPEIQKRIGQIRKQLEETDSEYDKEKLQERIAKLAGGVAVIKVGAATETELKDRKLRIEDALNATKAAVEEGIVPGGGTTLIHLSTKIDEVKHSLNEEEKIGADIIKRALEAPLRQIAENAGDEGSVIVSKVRETEFNVGYNAATGEFQDLIAAGIIDPAKVVRSALQNAASIAGMVLTTEAIVVEKPEKKAAAPDMGGMGGMGGMGGMGGMGGMGMM, from the coding sequence ATGGCTAAAATTATTTCCTTTGATGAAGAATCACGGCGGGCGCTAGAACGAGGTGTCAACGCCCTAGCCGATGCAGTGAAAATTACTTTGGGGCCAAAGGGTCGTAACGTCCTGTTGGAAAAGAAATATGGTGCGCCCCAAATTGTCAATGATGGAATCACGGTCGCTAAAGAAATTGAATTAGAAGACCCTTTAGAAAATACTGGTGCGAGACTGATTCAAGAAGTAGCATCTAAAACCAAGGATATTGCTGGGGATGGTACCACTACCGCCACAGTTTTAGCACAGGCATTAATTAAAGAAGGTCTGAAAAACGTTGCGGCTGGTACTAACCCCATCAACTTAAAGCGCGGGATTGACAAAACTATCGAAGCGCTAGTAGCAGAAATTGCCAGAGTGGCTAAACCAGTAGAAGGCGATGCGATCGCACAAGTAGCCACAGTATCTGCGGGTAACGATGAAGAAGTCGGCAGGATGCTGGCAGAAGCAATGGAAAAAGTCACCAAAGATGGTGTCATTACCGTTGAAGAATCCAAATCCCTGACCACTGAACTCGAAGTAGTAGAAGGGATGCAAATCGATAGAGGTTATATCTCTCCGTACTTCATTACTAACAACGAACGGCAGATCGTTGAATTTGAAAATGCGCGTATCCTGATTACCGATAAGAAAATCAACAGCATTCAAGAATTAGTTCCCGTACTCGAAAAAGTTGCCCGTTTGGGTCAACCACTATTGATTGTTGCGGAAGACGTAGAAGGAGATGCCTTAGCAACTTTAGTAGTCAACAAAGCACGGGGTGTTTTGACTGTGGCTGCTATCAAAGCGCCTGGATTTGGCGATCGCCGCAAAGCTATTTTGCAAGATATTGCCATCCTTACCGACGGTCAGTTAATTTCTGAAGAAATTGGTCTGAGTTTAGATACTGCTTCTTTAGAAACTTTGGGAACTGCCCGCAAAATCACCATCGACAAAGAAAACACCACAATTGTCGCTGGTAGCACCACTAAGCCAGAAATTCAAAAGCGGATTGGTCAAATTCGCAAGCAGTTAGAAGAAACTGATTCGGAATACGACAAAGAAAAACTGCAAGAACGCATTGCTAAATTAGCTGGCGGTGTCGCAGTAATTAAAGTTGGTGCAGCCACCGAAACCGAACTCAAAGACCGCAAACTGCGGATTGAAGACGCACTCAACGCCACTAAAGCAGCCGTAGAAGAAGGAATTGTTCCTGGTGGTGGTACAACCTTAATTCACCTGTCTACCAAAATAGACGAAGTTAAGCATAGCCTCAATGAAGAAGAAAAAATTGGGGCAGATATTATCAAACGCGCTTTAGAAGCACCCTTGCGCCAAATTGCTGAAAATGCTGGCGATGAAGGTTCTGTGATTGTTTCTAAAGTGAGAGAAACCGAGTTTAACGTTGGTTACAACGCTGCGACCGGCGAATTCCAAGACTTGATTGCAGCGGGGATCATTGACCCAGCAAAAGTCGTACGTTCTGCCCTACAAAACGCCGCTTCTATTGCGGGAATGGTTTTGACCACTGAAGCGATCGTTGTCGAAAAACCAGAGAAGAAAGCTGCTGCACCTGATATGGGTGGTATGGGCGGCATGGGTGGTATGGGCGGTATGGGTGGTATGGGCGGTATGGGTATGATGTAA
- a CDS encoding magnesium and cobalt transport protein CorA gives MISKIRRLTKKVRKPNFPDFYHQPGTIPGTLIIDEDAEAPTIVLFDYNQTNFIRKQIATPEECLNYLDTESVSWVDVQGLGNQDILQRLGKVFELHPLVLEDVVNMGERPKIEDYEDQLLIIARMVVPKETTCGFYSEQVSFVLGKHYLLTVQEEPEHDCFDSVRMRIDKGKGIIRKNGADYLAYALLDAIIDGFFPVLELYGERIEELEEEVILKPTPQTLQQIYQIRRELLQLRRSIWPQRDAINALIRDSSDLISEEVRIYLRDCYDHTVQVMDMVETYRELASGLMDVYLSAVSNKMNEIMKLLTVVSAIFIPLTFVAGVYGMNFNPDKSPYNMPELNWYWGYPVCLALMVAIAVSLLILFWRRGWLANFSSIKHD, from the coding sequence ATGATTAGTAAAATTCGCCGTCTCACCAAAAAAGTACGTAAGCCAAACTTCCCGGATTTTTATCATCAACCAGGAACCATACCGGGAACTCTGATTATTGATGAAGATGCCGAAGCGCCCACAATTGTTTTGTTTGATTACAATCAAACAAACTTTATCCGTAAACAAATAGCAACTCCAGAAGAGTGTCTGAATTACTTGGATACAGAATCTGTTTCTTGGGTCGATGTCCAAGGTTTAGGTAATCAAGATATATTACAGCGATTAGGTAAAGTCTTTGAGTTACATCCTCTAGTTTTAGAAGATGTAGTCAATATGGGAGAACGCCCTAAAATCGAAGATTATGAAGACCAATTACTAATTATTGCTCGCATGGTAGTTCCGAAAGAAACAACCTGTGGATTTTATAGTGAACAAGTAAGTTTTGTATTAGGAAAACATTATTTGCTAACAGTGCAGGAAGAACCAGAACATGATTGTTTTGATAGTGTCAGAATGCGAATAGATAAAGGTAAAGGCATTATTCGGAAAAATGGCGCTGATTATTTAGCTTATGCTTTGTTAGATGCAATTATTGATGGTTTTTTTCCAGTTTTAGAACTTTATGGTGAACGGATTGAAGAATTAGAAGAAGAGGTAATCCTCAAACCTACACCACAAACACTACAACAAATTTATCAAATTAGACGGGAACTATTACAACTGCGGCGGTCTATTTGGCCGCAAAGAGATGCTATTAATGCGTTAATTCGAGATAGTAGCGATTTAATTAGTGAAGAGGTCAGAATCTATCTCCGAGATTGCTATGACCACACCGTTCAAGTTATGGATATGGTGGAAACCTACCGAGAATTAGCATCAGGATTAATGGATGTATATCTATCAGCAGTCAGTAACAAAATGAATGAAATTATGAAGCTACTAACGGTAGTTTCAGCTATTTTTATTCCTTTAACTTTTGTTGCTGGTGTTTATGGGATGAATTTTAATCCAGATAAATCGCCATACAATATGCCTGAACTAAATTGGTATTGGGGATATCCAGTTTGCTTGGCTTTAATGGTAGCGATCGCAGTTAGTTTACTCATCCTATTTTGGCGCAGAGGATGGCTCGCTAATTTTTCTAGTATTAAACATGATTGA
- a CDS encoding ribonuclease III — protein MTIVYPRRQRQLESLVRKLGLPLDAPIKWQLLDLALTHPTVSDTANYEQLEFVGDAVVRLAAAVILWEKYPDCQVGDFAAIRSVLVSDRILAQLAREYGLELYLLVAGSATSDKVGQESRLADAFEAVLGALYLSTNNLDLIRPWLDSHFEQLATEIRLDPARLNYKAALQEWTQAQFKVLPEYRVEEINHPNRNQERFAAEVWLYDKKLGEGRGRSIKAAEQAAAKVAFLAVNNQEKT, from the coding sequence ATGACTATTGTTTATCCCCGTCGTCAAAGACAACTTGAAAGCTTAGTAAGAAAGTTAGGCTTGCCATTGGATGCACCAATTAAATGGCAACTTTTAGATTTGGCGCTAACTCACCCAACGGTATCTGATACAGCGAATTATGAACAACTGGAATTTGTGGGTGATGCTGTAGTGCGACTGGCTGCGGCTGTAATTTTATGGGAAAAATACCCAGATTGCCAAGTTGGAGATTTTGCAGCGATTCGTTCGGTATTAGTGAGCGATCGCATTCTTGCCCAGTTAGCTAGAGAATATGGTTTAGAACTATATTTATTAGTTGCTGGTAGTGCCACCAGTGATAAAGTCGGTCAAGAATCACGCTTGGCTGATGCTTTTGAAGCTGTGTTGGGTGCGCTTTATCTCAGCACAAATAATTTAGATCTCATCCGTCCTTGGTTAGATTCTCACTTTGAGCAACTAGCCACAGAAATTCGGCTTGATCCGGCTCGGCTCAACTATAAAGCTGCTTTACAAGAATGGACTCAAGCTCAATTTAAAGTTTTACCAGAATATCGTGTTGAGGAAATTAATCATCCCAACCGCAATCAAGAGCGATTTGCAGCAGAAGTTTGGCTCTACGACAAAAAACTTGGTGAAGGTAGAGGACGTTCTATCAAAGCCGCAGAACAAGCAGCCGCGAAAGTTGCTTTTTTAGCAGTTAATAATCAGGAAAAGACGTAA
- a CDS encoding CopG/Arc/MetJ family transcriptional regulator — MNISLTPELEAFVQKQVESGLYHSQSEVIREGLRLLKRFNDHSEEYKLWLNEQITIGLSELDNAQSLPAEGVRERVRSKAQKLMKKPV, encoded by the coding sequence ATGAATATTTCCCTAACTCCTGAGCTAGAAGCATTTGTCCAAAAACAGGTTGAGTCTGGCTTGTACCATTCTCAAAGTGAAGTGATTCGGGAAGGGTTGCGTCTGTTGAAACGTTTTAACGACCATTCAGAGGAATATAAATTGTGGCTTAACGAACAAATTACTATTGGTCTTTCTGAGCTTGACAATGCCCAAAGTCTTCCCGCTGAAGGCGTACGGGAGCGTGTTCGCAGTAAGGCGCAAAAGTTGATGAAAAAGCCTGTGTAA
- a CDS encoding peptidase M16-like protein, with translation MTSTLFKSSRLNSPTLHRLPNGLTIIAEQMPIDVVNLNLWIKVGSAVESNAINGMAHFLEHMIFKGTERLASGEFERRIEERGAVTNAATSQDYTHYYITTAPQDFAELAPLQIDVLCNPSIPDDAFERERSVVLEEIRRSEDNPHRRTFRRAMEMAFDTLPYRRPVLGPESVISGLEPQQMRDFHAQWYQPPMITAVAVGNLPVEQLIETVAEGFTQLDKNQELRVKSQDSNNYPESAFTEIVRREFVDKSLQQARLVMVWRVPGLAELNQTYGLDVLAGVLAHGRTSRLVRDLREERGLVSSIAVSNMSNLLQGTFYISAKCAVENIAAVEDAIAQHIRRLQTELVTEKEIARVRKRVANRFIFGNETPSDRSGLYGFYQSLIGDLEPAFSYPLHIQQQEANDLLLAANQYLCPEAYGVVVIKPV, from the coding sequence ATGACCTCAACCCTGTTCAAATCTTCTCGTCTCAATTCTCCAACACTACACCGCTTACCTAATGGCTTGACAATCATTGCTGAACAAATGCCCATTGATGTTGTCAACCTCAACCTCTGGATTAAAGTTGGTTCAGCAGTAGAATCTAATGCCATCAACGGTATGGCTCACTTTTTAGAACACATGATTTTTAAAGGAACTGAGCGACTTGCCAGTGGAGAGTTTGAACGTCGCATTGAAGAGCGTGGTGCTGTGACGAATGCTGCTACGAGTCAAGACTATACTCATTACTACATAACTACTGCGCCCCAAGATTTTGCGGAACTAGCTCCACTGCAAATAGATGTCTTATGTAATCCGAGTATTCCTGATGATGCCTTTGAACGTGAGCGTTCTGTCGTTCTAGAAGAAATCCGCCGTTCTGAAGATAATCCCCACCGCCGGACTTTTCGCCGCGCGATGGAAATGGCATTTGATACTTTACCCTATCGCCGTCCGGTGTTGGGGCCAGAATCGGTCATATCTGGGCTAGAACCCCAACAAATGCGAGATTTTCATGCTCAATGGTATCAACCGCCAATGATTACGGCTGTAGCTGTGGGCAATTTGCCTGTAGAACAGTTAATTGAAACTGTTGCTGAAGGATTTACACAGCTAGATAAGAATCAAGAGTTAAGAGTTAAGAGTCAAGATTCAAATAACTATCCTGAATCTGCATTTACCGAAATTGTGCGGCGAGAATTTGTTGATAAAAGCCTTCAGCAAGCAAGACTCGTGATGGTGTGGCGGGTTCCAGGGTTAGCCGAATTAAACCAAACTTATGGATTAGATGTCTTAGCCGGAGTTTTAGCACACGGAAGGACATCAAGATTAGTGAGAGATTTGCGAGAAGAACGAGGATTGGTTTCTTCCATCGCAGTTAGCAATATGAGCAATTTATTACAAGGTACATTTTATATTTCTGCTAAATGTGCAGTGGAAAACATAGCCGCTGTTGAAGATGCGATCGCCCAACACATCCGCCGATTACAAACAGAGTTAGTCACAGAAAAAGAAATCGCCCGTGTCCGCAAACGTGTCGCCAACAGATTTATCTTTGGAAACGAAACCCCAAGCGATCGCAGTGGTTTATATGGTTTCTATCAATCTTTAATAGGCGATTTAGAACCAGCCTTCAGTTACCCACTGCATATTCAACAACAAGAAGCTAACGATTTACTCCTAGCAGCTAATCAATATCTCTGTCCCGAAGCTTATGGTGTAGTGGTCATAAAACCAGTGTAA
- a CDS encoding aminoglycoside phosphotransferase has product MIWTEIDAHISRVTGEKFQTQQQRSVSGGCINQGYAVTNGEITYFVKLNQASQVTMFEAEMLGLKQMLASNSIRVPKPICWGISGNSGYIVLEWLEMGDGNTQSWTEMGLKLAEMHKTTSQQGFGWDTNNTIGSTPQINTWTTDWGGFYCKHRLGYQFQLARRRGGNFPKQDELLVAIPELLANHEVQPSLVHGDLWGGNAGCTVSGEPVIFDPATYYGDREVDIAMTELFGGFPSAFYQGYHAAFPLDTGYERRKTLYNLYHILNHFNLFGGGYGSQANRMIDQILR; this is encoded by the coding sequence ATGATTTGGACTGAAATTGATGCCCATATTAGTCGGGTAACTGGTGAAAAATTTCAAACTCAACAGCAGCGTTCTGTGAGTGGCGGATGTATTAACCAAGGTTACGCCGTTACTAATGGTGAAATCACATACTTCGTCAAACTTAACCAAGCATCACAAGTTACGATGTTTGAGGCTGAGATGTTGGGGTTAAAGCAAATGTTAGCCTCAAATAGCATTCGTGTACCCAAGCCTATTTGTTGGGGAATATCAGGCAATTCTGGCTATATCGTGTTGGAATGGTTAGAAATGGGTGACGGTAATACCCAATCTTGGACAGAAATGGGGCTTAAGTTAGCAGAAATGCACAAAACAACCAGCCAACAGGGTTTCGGCTGGGACACAAATAACACTATAGGTTCCACTCCCCAAATCAACACTTGGACAACAGATTGGGGAGGATTTTATTGCAAACATCGCCTCGGCTATCAATTTCAATTAGCGAGAAGACGAGGCGGGAACTTTCCCAAACAAGATGAATTATTAGTGGCGATTCCCGAACTATTAGCCAATCACGAAGTACAACCATCCTTAGTCCACGGCGATTTATGGGGCGGGAATGCTGGATGCACTGTGTCAGGAGAACCAGTAATTTTTGATCCTGCCACTTATTATGGCGATCGCGAAGTTGATATCGCTATGACAGAACTTTTTGGTGGTTTTCCATCCGCTTTTTATCAAGGTTATCATGCAGCTTTTCCCTTAGATACAGGGTATGAACGCCGCAAAACTTTGTATAACTTGTATCACATTTTGAACCACTTCAATTTATTTGGTGGTGGTTATGGTTCCCAAGCTAATCGGATGATTGACCAAATTTTGCGGTGA
- a CDS encoding Sec-independent protein translocase, TatC subunit, with translation MTPSSEAETITNPNIDLEGQGNSDTDPLDELPGEVEMSLFDHLEELRQRIFYSLIAVVIFVIGCFLAVKPIVQLLEVPAAGVKFLQLAPGEYFFVSLKVAGYSGLVLSTPFILYQVIQFVLPGLTRRERRLVGPIVLGSSVLFIGGLVFAYSVLIPAALRFFISYGADVVEQLWSIDKYFEFILLLLFSTGLAFQIPIIQLLLGNLGIVSSDRMLSGWRYVIMAAVILGAVLTPSTDPLTQALLASAVLGLYMGGIGLVKLTGK, from the coding sequence ATGACTCCTTCATCAGAAGCTGAAACTATCACTAATCCCAATATCGACCTAGAAGGACAAGGCAACTCAGACACTGATCCTCTTGATGAGTTGCCTGGTGAAGTCGAAATGTCTCTGTTCGACCACTTAGAAGAGTTACGACAACGGATATTCTATTCACTAATCGCTGTAGTCATTTTTGTTATCGGCTGTTTTCTAGCTGTCAAGCCGATTGTGCAGTTACTAGAAGTACCAGCAGCAGGGGTCAAATTTCTCCAGCTTGCACCCGGAGAATATTTCTTTGTCTCCTTAAAAGTCGCCGGCTACAGTGGACTTGTACTGTCTACGCCTTTTATCCTTTATCAAGTTATCCAGTTTGTCCTCCCAGGGTTAACACGCCGTGAACGTCGCTTAGTAGGGCCAATAGTTTTAGGGTCGAGTGTGTTATTTATTGGTGGGTTAGTATTTGCCTATTCTGTTCTTATCCCCGCCGCTTTGAGGTTTTTTATTAGCTATGGCGCTGATGTTGTAGAACAACTGTGGTCAATTGATAAATATTTTGAATTTATACTGCTGCTGTTATTTAGCACTGGCTTGGCATTTCAAATTCCGATTATTCAATTATTGTTGGGTAACTTAGGAATCGTCTCTTCCGACAGAATGCTTTCGGGTTGGCGCTACGTGATTATGGCAGCAGTAATTTTAGGTGCAGTTCTTACTCCTTCGACTGACCCGTTAACTCAAGCTTTGTTAGCCAGCGCAGTTTTAGGGCTTTATATGGGTGGAATTGGGTTAGTTAAACTTACGGGTAAATAA
- a CDS encoding Rieske (2Fe-2S) region — MAQFSESMDVPDMGRRQFMNLLTFGTVTGVALGALYPVVNYFIPPAAGGAGGGTTAKDSLGNDVSVSQFLDSHNVGDRTLVQGLKGDPTYIVVESKEAITDYGINAVCTHLGCVVPWNAAENKFKCPCHGSQYDATGKVVRGPAPRSLALSHAKAENDKIVLTPWTETDFRTGEEPWWA; from the coding sequence ATGGCTCAATTTTCGGAATCAATGGACGTGCCTGATATGGGTCGTCGTCAATTCATGAACCTGCTCACTTTTGGGACTGTCACTGGAGTAGCTCTGGGTGCATTGTATCCCGTTGTTAACTACTTTATTCCTCCGGCCGCTGGTGGTGCTGGTGGTGGTACAACAGCCAAAGACAGCCTCGGCAACGATGTGAGCGTCAGTCAATTTCTCGACAGCCATAACGTAGGCGATCGCACCCTCGTTCAAGGATTGAAGGGCGACCCCACCTACATTGTGGTCGAAAGCAAAGAAGCTATTACCGATTACGGCATTAACGCTGTTTGCACCCACTTGGGTTGTGTTGTTCCTTGGAACGCTGCGGAAAACAAATTTAAATGTCCTTGCCACGGTTCGCAATACGATGCAACTGGTAAAGTAGTCCGAGGCCCCGCACCACGTTCTTTGGCTTTAAGCCACGCCAAAGCCGAAAACGACAAGATTGTTTTGACCCCCTGGACTGAAACCGACTTCCGCACCGGCGAAGAACCTTGGTGGGCATAA